Sequence from the Undibacterium piscinae genome:
GCTCAGGTTGACTTGCATGTGCTTATTGAGGCACTGCGGGCTAAACGTGGCGGCATCATCTTGCTCAAACAGCGAGGCGTTATTTACCAGGCAAGTGAGCTTGCCAAGCGCGGCGATGGCACGCGGCACCAGGCTGCGCACCTCGGCCTCGTGGCTCAGGTCGGCTTGCAAGGCGACCGCACGTTGACCCAATGCCTGTATCTCGGCCACCAGCGTGGCAGCATCGGCCTCAGAGTGGCCGTAATGTACGGCCACATCCCAGCCACGCTGCGCCAGGCTCAGGGCGATCTGGCGGCCGATGCGTTTGGCGGCACCGGTGACGAGTGCCACGCGCGGTTGCGGTGCTAGCGCTGCCTGTGGAATGCTGCTGGCTGGCTGGATCATGTTTGATTTCTGCGTTTTCTATAGAGTTTCAATGGGCTGCGGTACTACAATGGCGGTATGCGACTTTTAAATCCCACACCCCATAACAAATTATCTCTTCCTGTCCCCACTGACGATGCACTGGCAGCGTCGGCCGCCTTGCAGCAGCTGATACGCGCCGAGATTGCCGCCAACGCGGGAGCCATCTCGTTTGCCCGTTATATGGAGCTAGCCTTGTATGCGCCGCAACTCGGATATTACAGTGGCGGTGCCATAAAACTAGGCAAAGACGGGGATTTTACAACCTCACCGGAAATGTCTGCGCTTTTTGGTGGCACGCTGGCACATGTTTGCGCAGACCTGTTTGCGCAAACCTCTGCCCACATCATGGAGTTTGGCGCCGGCAGCGGTCGCCTGGCTTTTGATATTTTGACTGAATGCAATATCTCAGGGGTACAGGTAGACCGCTATTTTATCGTGGAATTGTCCGGAGAGCTCAGGGCCAGGCAAGAAGAATTGCTGAAAGACTTCCCGCAGGTGGTTTGGTTGCAAACTATGCCAGAGGCGTTTTCCGGCGTAGTGCTAGGTAATGAAGTGCTTGATGCGATGCCGGTGTCGCTGCTTGTCAAGACCGAACAGGGCTGGGCTGAACTTGATGTGGGCTTGAACGAGGAGGGCGGGTTTAAGCTGGCCGAATCGAGTTTGCCCGCAAGTGCCGACCTGGTGGCGCAGATACCGGATGCCGACAATTTTGCGCCAGGTTACATGACGGAAGTGCATGCGGTGGCGATTGGCTTCATGCACAGCGTATCGCAGATGTTGCTGGCCGGTCACAATGCCAGCGGCA
This genomic interval carries:
- a CDS encoding class I SAM-dependent methyltransferase yields the protein MRLLNPTPHNKLSLPVPTDDALAASAALQQLIRAEIAANAGAISFARYMELALYAPQLGYYSGGAIKLGKDGDFTTSPEMSALFGGTLAHVCADLFAQTSAHIMEFGAGSGRLAFDILTECNISGVQVDRYFIVELSGELRARQEELLKDFPQVVWLQTMPEAFSGVVLGNEVLDAMPVSLLVKTEQGWAELDVGLNEEGGFKLAESSLPASADLVAQIPDADNFAPGYMTEVHAVAIGFMHSVSQMLLAGHNASGKAGVAIWLDYGFPAHEYYLDQRIQGTLMCHYRHHAHPDPFYFPGLQDITAHVDFTAMAKAALDAGLDLLAYTSQAGFLLEAGIGEILLRIPLDDHQRYLPAANTLQKLVSPAEMGELFKVLIVGCGAQLAPQLQRHDRSHRL